A stretch of DNA from Dioscorea cayenensis subsp. rotundata cultivar TDr96_F1 chromosome 4, TDr96_F1_v2_PseudoChromosome.rev07_lg8_w22 25.fasta, whole genome shotgun sequence:
GAGAATAAATACTTAGATCACAGTGTGCCGTGCAACTCGCGGAAAGTTTTTGCCAATAATCAAGCTGTCATGGCCCCTCAACTATTTCCAGCTCATAGTGGATGAGAGGAGTAATTAGAGATATCAAATGAAATAGGCGAACTTCACACTTGGGCACACCATGTTTAGTTATCAAAACTTAGGACTGCATGTGCCAAAGTTGTTAAACAAATATGAAGCCGGCTGACATTACCCCTTGCCCTGGGATAGACAAGACCAACTTGCTAGGTACTTCAGATTTCAGAGCTCAGACTAATTTGTTTGATATTTATAGGGAATAGAATTGCAGCTTCCAAGGGCAAAATGCTTAGCTAGCAAAAACATACAAGAAATTTGGTCGTTTATCTTGTTTCATGACTAAATGATCATAACAACAGTCATACAAATAGAAGGAAATAATCAATCAGATGAACAATTCTTGGGATTGCTTAAAGAGCATAACCAGAAATGAGCAAACAATACATACCTGAAGCCGCCAAAGCGATGCCTTCAACGAGGATGAGAAATCCCAAACTTAGCCAGGTGAGAATGAAAGCCCCCTCATTCACGCTCACGCTAGGCTCCTGGTTGGAAGACGAGCTAGTATTTCCAGAGGCCTGGTATACAGAAGGGGGCCGCTCGATGGGAGACCTCCGGATCACCGACCTCTTCTCATTGCCTTTCCGTTTCTTCTTGGATTCCTTGAGAGTACCAAACCCCGACCCGCTTTCACTGGGCTTCTTGGGATCGGAGACAGGGATGTCCTCGGAGTCGGTCACCGCCTTGTCGTCCTTCGGCTCGGCCTTGGGGATAAGGGAGAGGCATCGGCCTCTGCTGGTATGGAGTGGGAGAAGAGCGAGTAAAGGAGGATGAGGATGCTGATATGCAAGCAGTGAGGACGAGGGCCTCATGTTCGCCTTATCTGAGCTGCTTGTTTGGGCAAGCACGCGCCATGCTGAGGCTCAGTCACTACACTAGTGTGGTTGGCTTCTATCAACCATCTTAACCGTTGGATCTGGTGATCCGTATCTTGTCCCAAAGTTCCCCTGAAATAGGTCTTCAAATCCTAACCCTGTGTGGATTAAGGCTTAAGCCTGAATGTAAATGAAGCTCAGCAGTACATATAATCTTCCTACATTTCACGAGTAAAAAGAACTTAAAGATCACATGCCCAAAGCTGTTGTGCGCTATTTTTGGTTATCATAAACATAGCATTTATGGCTTGAAAAGGAACATAGAGAACAGCCATATTAAGGAATTTGCCAGGCTAACGATGCTTATCGCCCAGGTGAAGTGATTCTTTTTCCCTTCAGCAGCAACTGAAGTTGAACTCCACGTACTAGCTCCAGCCAGTTCAGACTTCAGCTTGTAATTCTCCTTATTAAGCTGCAGTACAAGAAAACAGAATTAATGGCACTGTCTTAGCATATGCAAGAAACCGGTAAACCTTCACCTCTTCCACTTCATCCCTGAGCTCTTGCACAGTCCGTTCCAGTGCTGAAACAGTTTGCCAGATGATATCGTCACATGCTGATTCAAACTCTTCTGTATTACTAGGATTGAAGAAAATGCCTTCCACTATAAAGAGCTCCTCCAAGAGTCTCACATCATCCTCTTTGAGATTTTCCCTTAACTGGTAAATTGCCAGTTTCGACAGAGATAAGTACGTGGTTCAATTGTGTAAATTATGACTAGTTTTTCTCTGCTCCTCACCTTTGTCAATATTTTGTCACGTGAGTCAGTGAGTGATTGACGCACAGTAACTTGCGTGTCCTCACAGGCATCATCTGAAGTCATCTCGCAAGAACTGTTCTCAATTTGATGGTCACCAACTTGCAGCAAGAAGGCTTTGCCGTCATTAGCATCATTAGTGTTGGTTCTTGGTGGGGTCTTTATAAGCTTTGTTCTGCAGAAGAGcccaaaaataagtaaaatttgcGGTCAGGCTGAAGTAGCTGCATCTTATGGTAATAAAACATGCCTAGTGCCAAAACGAAGGGTAGACAGGCTCTCTGATGCATTTGATGAGCTAGGAGAGCAACAGCAGAGAAGTGCTGTTCTGGAGTTCCCTCCCTGCAGCACAGataattatttagaaaataaataaatgataccATATAAGCAACATAGACGTAGAATTGAATGACCAGTGCATCTTGAAGAATCCGAGTCAGCTTAGAGTCACGGTAAGGTATGTGATTCCCTCTGCCTGCAGATAGAAAGATAACAGACAACCAAGTGCTTTATCTTCTATCTTCTGATCAGAATTCGGATACATAACTGAAGCCACAAAGATATGCATCTTTATTTACCATTTGTCAATGCATTGATAACATTTCCAAGAGATGACAAGGACTTGTTGATGTTCTTGGCCTCCTCAAGAACTTTACCTTCAGCACCAGTTTTCTCTACCTTCTCGGAACCAGCTAAATCCACAAGAATAAGTTTTCCGGTTTTCACCCTGttgattttatcaaataatcaCGTCAGGTGGGCTTTGAAACATTTCTTGACCACTAATCAATCAAATTGAAAGCAAAGGGCAATCTTTAAACAAAAAGTCCAAGTCAAACTTTTGATTATTTTGAAGGAGATTGATTTATGTAACTAGGTCCTTCAATCAATTTATAACATGAAGTTTAAGGCTTAATTTTCCTCCAATATTCAGCTCTCTGAAGACCAATATGTTTTGCATGGGCAACTCACTCTGTTCCCTAGTAAGCAAAGAACCAAAGACTGTATTTATTCCCCTGGGTTGTGTTCCAAATATCCATATTCCTCTCAATGTCGTGTAAATTTTCAATTACTGTTTCATCAACACTAGCACCGTTAATTGCAAATCTTCCTGCTAATAAACACTCCATTATATTTGCAATTGCTGTGATCTTAGCTTAGGAGCCCGATAtgactttaaaataaatttttctacTGAAGGCAGCATCCCCTATAGATGTGACTGAGAAAGCATTGACTTTAAGAAGCTTTGCATCAAGTGAGAATGAAACACaagtctttttctttctattctATTACTTTGGGTTCGACTAGTTTGACACATTGATTCTGTGAATACCAACATACTAAATTCAGTGAATAGAACTCACAAGTTACTTAGTTTGTGAAAAGGGTAGAAAGATGGGCCACAGGTTGAAGCATGCATGTTAAGGTCAAGAGTTGGTGTGCACGAATAGCTAACATAATCATCCAACTCGGGTACTAGAAGATGAAATTCCTGAGTTTTTGATGCCTACTCCACCGCCAAACAGTAATATGAGATAGAAAATCATTCCTTTGTCCCATTCTCCACACGGAGACCATTCAAAAACCATAAGTATCATAATATCAATCAATGAACAGTGGGTAATTGACGCCGGCCCGTCTCAACTAGAAATGTAAGGAGACTCCCAAACTTAAGTAGCATGGAACTGAATTTTTCAAGGCATAAAcacaaatccaaataaaaaatctacaatggcataaaaaaaaaaggtaaaatcacaatgtggataaatttattcaatGAGAGAGATCTGATACACTTGCCTCTTATCTATTGCAGATTCTCGCTGAACTGAAAACACATACACACAGTGGCTTCTACTGCTGGATACATTCATTTCTATGACTGGTTAAAGAGTAACATGCtagtcaaaaagaaaaatacagttCTGCATTGCAAGCCTATAAAGATTTCTTTAAAGTCTGTAATTATGCCCATAAGATGGAGAAAGATATAAACATAATGATGGGATACGTGTCTCCCCAACAGCTCTATTAGAGATACCACGCTGCATTTCTCAAATGACTTAGTAATTGTAATTCTTAACACTGACAACACACTGAACAAAAATAGCTTACAGAAAGACATTTCAAAGCTTCTTCAGTATTCAGGATAGGCATCt
This window harbors:
- the LOC120258407 gene encoding protein LOW PSII ACCUMULATION 2, chloroplastic isoform X1, with the translated sequence MRPSSSLLAYQHPHPPLLALLPLHTSRGRCLSLIPKAEPKDDKAVTDSEDIPVSDPKKPSESGSGFGTLKESKKKRKGNEKRSVIRRSPIERPPSVYQASGNTSSSSNQEPSVSVNEGAFILTWLSLGFLILVEGIALAASGFLPEEWDNFFVKYLYPSFTPTVVFFIFGTVAYGVVKYLENEKNKG
- the LOC120258407 gene encoding protein LOW PSII ACCUMULATION 2, chloroplastic isoform X2 yields the protein MRPSSSLLAYQHPHPPLLALLPLHTSRGRCLSLIPKAEPKDDKAVTDSEDIPVSDPKKPSESGSGFGTLKESKKKRKGNEKRSVIRRSPIERPPSVYQASGNTSSSSNQEPSVSVNEGAFILTWLSLGFLILVEGIALAASGII
- the LOC120258406 gene encoding kinesin-like protein KIN-1, with translation MSNVTVCVRFRPLSLKEKKVHGDSVCITCLDRESFIFKDEKEEDLPFCFDRVFYQDSAQADVYEFLALPIVQDTVKAINGTIITYGQTGAGKTYSMEGLGILDCDENKKGLLPRVVDGLFQCINSSPEDIKYAVKLSMVEIYMEKVRDLFDLSKDNVQIKENKSQGIILSGASEMPILNTEEALKCLSRGISNRAVGETQMNVSSSRSHCVYVFSVQRESAIDKRVKTGKLILVDLAGSEKVEKTGAEGKVLEEAKNINKSLSSLGNVINALTNGRGNHIPYRDSKLTRILQDALGGNSRTALLCCCSPSSSNASESLSTLRFGTRTKLIKTPPRTNTNDANDGKAFLLQVGDHQIENSSCEMTSDDACEDTQVTVRQSLTDSRDKILTKLRENLKEDDVRLLEELFIVEGIFFNPSNTEEFESACDDIIWQTVSALERTVQELRDEVEELNKENYKLKSELAGASTWSSTSVAAEGKKNHFTWAISIVSLANSLIWLFSMFLFKP